From the genome of Aureibacter tunicatorum:
AGGATACCGGGTATTGGTAGAGTGGATGTGCTAGGAGCGAGTGAGTATTCGATGAGAATATGGGTAAAACCGGATTTGCTTGCTAAGTTGGGAATTACTATTCCTGAAATGATAAATTCCATTCAGGAGCAAAACGCAATTGTGCCCGGAGGTAAATTTGGCGCTGAGCCAGCACCTAAGGGAACAGAATTTACTTATACTGTTCGATTGCCAGATCGATTAGCTACTGAGAAGGAGTTTGGGAATATTGTAATCAGAACTAATTCCGATGGTAGTTTGGTGAAAATAAAAGATGTTGCCAGAGTTGAGTTGGGTGTTGAAACGTATAACGCCTTTACAAGACTTGATAAGAATACTGCATCGATTATCGCAATTTACCAGTCTCCGGGTTCTAATGCCGTTGAGCTGGCTGAAGAAGTTCAAACAACCTTAAATGAGCTTTCTGAGAGTTTTCCTGAAGGAGTAACGCATACCATATCTTTGGATACAACTAAGCCAATTACTGCGGGTATTAAGGAAATTGTGATAACACTGATTGTTGCCTTGATTTTGGTTATTTTAGTGGTATTTGTTTTCATTCAAGACTGGAGAGCGACTTTAATTCCTACTTTGGCTATTCCTGTTTCGCTTATAGGTGCATTCATATTGTTTCCTTTGTTGGGCTTTACGGTCAATGTGCTCTCATTATTAGGTTTAGTGCTTGCTATCGGTATTGTGGTTGATGATGCTATTGTGGTGGTGGAAGCGGTCCAAGTGTATGTGGATGAAGGCATGGATCGTAAACAAGCGGTGAGCAAGGCGATGTCAGAAGTAACAGCTCCTGTAATTGCGACGACTTTGGTGCTTGTAGCGGTATTTATACCTGTTGCCGCAATGGGAGGAATTACAGGTAGACTTTATCAGCAATTTGCGATTACTGTAGCCGTTTCTGTATGTTTTTCTTCAGTGAACGCTCTTACACTAAGTCCAGCGCTTTGTTCGATATTATTGAAAAAAACAGAGCCAATGGGTGGACCTTTGGGAGCATTTTTCAAATGGTTTAATAAGATTTTTGATAGATCAACAAACTCTTATATGTCTTTCACAAAAGTTGTTGCCAGAAAGATCAAAAGAGGAGTTGTGTTTATCTTAATTGTTGTCGTTGGAGCGGGGATATTTGGCAAATTCGTGCCAAGTGGATTCATTCCAGAAGAGGATATGGGATATTTCTTTATTAATGTTCAATTGCCGGATGCGGCATCTCTTCAAAGAACCGACAAAGTAACGAAGGATATAGAGCAAATGCTTGAAGGCGTTGGCGAAATAGAATATATTACTACTGCCGCAGGGTATAGCTTGTTGTCTGGAAGTTTATCTTCGAATTCCGGTTTCTTGTTTGTTAGTTTGAAGGAGTGGGACAAAAGAGATTTGACTGCGAAAGAAGTCGTACAGAAGGTCAATGGCATTTTATATCAAAATGTTATCGCGGCTCAAGCCTTTGCTTTTGGTCCTCCAGCAATTCCAGGTTTAGGAACAGGTTCTGGGTTTTCAATAGTGATTCAGGATAGAGGAGGAAATACTCCGGCATACTTAGCTGAAAATACAAATAAGTTCTTGCAAGCTGCTAACTCTAGGCCTGAGATTGCATCCGCTTTTACGACATTCCAAGCTAATGTGCCTCAGAAATATATTGACTTGAATACAGATAAGATTCTTAAAACGGGAGTCACCTTAACAGATGTTTATACTACTTTCGGTTCCTTTTTAGGTGGCGCCTATGTGAATGACTTCAATAGATTTGGTAGGCTTTATAAAGCTTATATTCAAGCGGAGCCTGAATACAGGCAGAATTCCAAAGGTTTGGAGTTGTTTTTCGTCAAAGGAAGGGAAGGAAACAGTGTTCCTCTATCTACGCTTGTTGATGTGAAAGATGTTGTAGGTCCTGAATATACAAACAGGTTTAACTTATTACGTTCTGTGGAAGTGAATGGTGCCGCATCGCCTGGTTTTACCTCAGATGAAGCTCTTACTGCTCTTGAAGAAGTAGCGGCTGAAGTTCTTCCATCCGATATGCAATATTCTTGGACGGGTATGTCTTATCAAGAAAAGAAAGCTTCGGGAGCTGGAATGATCATATTTGTTTTCTCCTTGATTTTCGTGTTTTTGATTCTTGCGGCTCAATATGAGAGTTGGTCATTGCCATTAAGTATTCTATTAGGAACACCTTTTGCGATTTTCGGAGCAATGATGATGTTGTTTGTTGCTAGATTATTCAGTCCTTCATTTGAAAATAACATTTTTGCCCAAATTTCATTGGTAATGTTGATAGCCATGGCTGCGAAGAATGCCATTCTTATTGTTGAGTTTGCCAAGATTAGGTTTGATGAGGGAATGAACTTGTATGATGCAGCGATCAATGCGGCAAAATCAAGATTTAGGCCGATATTAATGACTGCATTCTCTTTTATTTTGGGAGTATTGCCTTTGGTTATCGCAACTGGAGCTGGAGCCGAGGCTAGAAAAGTCATGGGAATGGCCTTGCTTGGGGGAATGACAGTAGCGACTATATTGGGAGTCTTTATGTATCCAATGCTTTTTGTATTGATAGGAAAGCTTTTCAAATATGAGCAAAAACGAGACAAATCGAACGCAAAAAATGGATTAGGAAATGAGAGCGTATAAAATTCATATAGCAATATTTCTGGCCTTTGTATTATCGCTTGGCAGTTGTAAAATTGGCAAGAATTATAAAGGAATAGAAGTGGAGATGCCGGAAGACTATCTGCAAACCCACAATAGTCTTGAAGAAGATTATAATCTCAAATGGTGGGATTTGATTGATGACCCTGTTTTGGACTCTTTGATTAGAGTTGGTCTTGAAAATAACAAGGATTTGGAGATAGCGGCTCAAAGAGTTATTCAAGCTAGAGCCGAGCTAGCTGTGCAAAAAGTTGAGCTCCTTCCAAAATTAAACTATCAAGGCCAGGCTCAGCGAGGTAATGTGATACAAGGCGGTGTTCCAACAAATGGTGGACCTGGAAATATATTCGTAGGAGCAGGTAGTTTGTCATGGGAAATTGACTTTTGGGGCAAGTTTCGCAGATTAAGCGAAGCTGCTCAAGCTCAGTTGTTGGCTTCGGAATTTGGCATGAGGGCTGTTCAAGTAGGATTAATTAGCCAAATAGCAACTACTTATTTCCAGTTGTTGGATTTTAGATCTCGATTGAATATTTCACGTATGACTTTGTCGTCAAGAGATAGTTCGGTTGCTTTGGTGGAAGCAAGGTTCATTGCTGGTATTGTGCCTGAAATTGACTTGAACCAAGCGCAGATTCAGAGAGCTATTGCGGCTGCATCTATTCCATTGTATGAAAGATCAGCTGTTCAAACAGAGAATACATTAAGCAACCTGATAGGAGATAATCCTCAAAAAATCAGATCAGGAAAAAGTCTTGAAAATCAAAAAATGTATGTTGATATTCCGACAGGATTGCCTTCAACATTGTTGAATAGAAGGCCTGATATTCTTCAAGCTGAGCAGATAGTTATTTCTCAAAATGCCAGTGTTGGTGTTGCTCAAGCAATGAGATTCCCATCTTTCAATCTTACAGGTTTGTTAGGATTGGCCAGTAATGATCTATCGACAATTACAGATGGATGGCCGGCATGGAATATTCAAGGTGGTTTGACAGGTCCTTTATTTAATTGGGGACAAAACTTGAGAAGAGTTGAAATCGCCAAAAGCCAACATAAAGAATCAATTATCGCTTATGAAAACACTGTTATAACAGCGCTATCTGAAGTAGAGAATGCATTGATTGGAATTAAGACGCTAAAAGATGAAGTAGAGGTAAGAATCGCCCATGTTGAGGCGGCAAATAACGCTTTGTTTCTTTCAAAAGAAAGATATGACAAAGGGGTAACGAGTTATTTGGAATATTTGGAAGCTCAGAGGCAATCATTTGACGCTCAACTAGGTTTAGCACAAGCTAGACAAGAACTATTAAGCTCATACGCTTTGATATATAAAGCCTTAGGTGGCGGTTGGTTGGATGAAGATGAAGAGACTGTTACTCAGCCTTAATTTTATCAAATAAATAATTATTAATTTTTAGTTGTTAAAAGTTGTTCTAGTAAGAGCAACTTTTTTTTATGAAATTTTTAATTGGTATATACTTAATTGCCGCATAAGTTCGTTATAAGTTTCAAGATGTGATAATTAAGTTTAAAAATATGCCATTTAGAATTTTACTGGTAATTTTTTTATGTTCATTGGCACTTCATGATGTGAAGGCACAGTCCGATAAATCAATTGCTGAAGCTTGCAAGACTTTTTTTCAGAGAAACAATGGTTCTGAAAATCAATTTTACATTGGAGCATTGATGACGGTTGAGAGTTCCCCTACTTTTGGTGGAAATTTTTTATACTACGCTTCAAAGAAAGGAAGATTTGCCAGGAGGAGAGAATTGTCGAAAATAGGTTTTGGCGCTTCTTTTTTAATTAGCCCTCAATTCCCATATGACGCAGAAAATAACGTGCTTAGAACAAGCACGATAACAGGCCAATTAAGCTGGAGAGCTACAGGGATGTTGCATCTGATAGCAGGAGCTGGAGTTAAGATTTCCGATCATGAAATGCCGGAAGGTTTTACGGGTTTGACTATAGAGTCAAGAAGCGAGCCGATAGGAGACTTTGGAGTTTTATTGAATTTAGCATCGAGCACTAGAGTTCCGGTTTTTTTGCAATTTATGGTAAATACGGATTTGGATTTTAAAGTGGGATTAGGCTTAAGCTTTTGAGTATGAAAAAATCAATATATTTAGTTTTTGTCTTATTTCTTTTGGCTGCATGCAAGCAAAGCTATACCGTTGAGATGAAATTTCCGGTGACTAATTTTGAGATCAATATTCTTGCTGAAGAAGATGATGAATCAGTGGATGGAATAACATATGCTGTTTTTAGTATTTCAGAGGATAGTGTCTTTAGCGATCGAGACATGTTGGTTAGAGTCCCTGCAGACTACTTAAGCAATATGAAGTATTTGTCAGTGTTGATGACTGAGCCGGGTATAGTGTACATCACCTCTTTGTATTTGACAGATGCAAATGGGCTTATAAAAGCTTATGTTCCAAAACACACTTCGGAAGAAGCTGATCTAGTCAGCAGACCACTGCCCTTGAGGCTTGAGAGATTGGTTAATGAAACATATCACGAAAAAATTGAAGCCTTGCCAAATAACTTCAATGGAGAGGAAGGCAAAT
Proteins encoded in this window:
- a CDS encoding efflux RND transporter permease subunit; its protein translation is MENKLKENFFAKRPIMAFVISIITVIVGFVSLFRLPIEQYPELTPPIVQVIASYVGANAVSVENSVAAPLEQEINGVDNMIYMKSTNANDGTMNIQVSFDIGTDPDLNTVFTQNRVSAATPKLPEEVKRYGVTTRKSLPNILMLATLTSDKAEYDQNFLGNYALINIRDVLSRIPGIGRVDVLGASEYSMRIWVKPDLLAKLGITIPEMINSIQEQNAIVPGGKFGAEPAPKGTEFTYTVRLPDRLATEKEFGNIVIRTNSDGSLVKIKDVARVELGVETYNAFTRLDKNTASIIAIYQSPGSNAVELAEEVQTTLNELSESFPEGVTHTISLDTTKPITAGIKEIVITLIVALILVILVVFVFIQDWRATLIPTLAIPVSLIGAFILFPLLGFTVNVLSLLGLVLAIGIVVDDAIVVVEAVQVYVDEGMDRKQAVSKAMSEVTAPVIATTLVLVAVFIPVAAMGGITGRLYQQFAITVAVSVCFSSVNALTLSPALCSILLKKTEPMGGPLGAFFKWFNKIFDRSTNSYMSFTKVVARKIKRGVVFILIVVVGAGIFGKFVPSGFIPEEDMGYFFINVQLPDAASLQRTDKVTKDIEQMLEGVGEIEYITTAAGYSLLSGSLSSNSGFLFVSLKEWDKRDLTAKEVVQKVNGILYQNVIAAQAFAFGPPAIPGLGTGSGFSIVIQDRGGNTPAYLAENTNKFLQAANSRPEIASAFTTFQANVPQKYIDLNTDKILKTGVTLTDVYTTFGSFLGGAYVNDFNRFGRLYKAYIQAEPEYRQNSKGLELFFVKGREGNSVPLSTLVDVKDVVGPEYTNRFNLLRSVEVNGAASPGFTSDEALTALEEVAAEVLPSDMQYSWTGMSYQEKKASGAGMIIFVFSLIFVFLILAAQYESWSLPLSILLGTPFAIFGAMMMLFVARLFSPSFENNIFAQISLVMLIAMAAKNAILIVEFAKIRFDEGMNLYDAAINAAKSRFRPILMTAFSFILGVLPLVIATGAGAEARKVMGMALLGGMTVATILGVFMYPMLFVLIGKLFKYEQKRDKSNAKNGLGNESV
- a CDS encoding efflux transporter outer membrane subunit, with protein sequence MRAYKIHIAIFLAFVLSLGSCKIGKNYKGIEVEMPEDYLQTHNSLEEDYNLKWWDLIDDPVLDSLIRVGLENNKDLEIAAQRVIQARAELAVQKVELLPKLNYQGQAQRGNVIQGGVPTNGGPGNIFVGAGSLSWEIDFWGKFRRLSEAAQAQLLASEFGMRAVQVGLISQIATTYFQLLDFRSRLNISRMTLSSRDSSVALVEARFIAGIVPEIDLNQAQIQRAIAAASIPLYERSAVQTENTLSNLIGDNPQKIRSGKSLENQKMYVDIPTGLPSTLLNRRPDILQAEQIVISQNASVGVAQAMRFPSFNLTGLLGLASNDLSTITDGWPAWNIQGGLTGPLFNWGQNLRRVEIAKSQHKESIIAYENTVITALSEVENALIGIKTLKDEVEVRIAHVEAANNALFLSKERYDKGVTSYLEYLEAQRQSFDAQLGLAQARQELLSSYALIYKALGGGWLDEDEETVTQP